Proteins encoded by one window of Cloeon dipterum chromosome 2, ieCloDipt1.1, whole genome shotgun sequence:
- the LOC135937570 gene encoding uncharacterized protein LOC135937570: MFVEELEVVLRSSEMRGDRFVLEAIPTPQHPSDPYLPASPVASTLDIPISIHLDHLHSVYIAVGTLACALLIVSITVTVCHCRLHKTYRNCSVLPFRSSRLREEHCPSR, translated from the exons ATGTTTGTTGAGGAGTTGGAAGTAGTGTTGAGATCGAGCGAGATGAGAGGAG ATCGATTCGTGTTGGAGGCGATTCCGACGCCGCAGCACCCGTCCGATCCGTACCTGCCGGCCTCCCCTGTCGCCTCCACCCTGGACATCCCGATTTCGATCCACCTGGACCACCTGCACAGCGTCTACATCGCCGTCGGCACCCTCGCCTGCGCCCTCCTCATCGTCTCCATCACA gtGACCGTGTGCCACTGCCGACTGCACAAAACGTACAGGAACTGCTCGGTTTTGCCCTTCAGGAGTAGCAGACTCAGAGAGGAACATTGTCCTTCGAGGTaa
- the LOC135937572 gene encoding uncharacterized protein LOC135937572: MNLMIAQADEQLNNGTLNMTEYKTLLRQVVQINEASKLREAQRRDEQENWQGGGSPWQDEDSRDSGKASPEDQNAREGTDRRPRRSNNSFLVIQGEGFSPV, from the exons ATGAATCTGATGATAGCGCAGGCCGACGAGCAACTCAACAACGGCACCCTCAACATGACCGAGTACAAAACCCTGCTCAGacag GTGGTGCAGATAAACGAGGCGAGCAAGTTGCGCGAGGCGCAGCGCAGAGACGAGCAGGAGAATTGGCAGGGGGGCGGCTCCCCCTGGCAGGACGAAGACTCGAGAG ATTCTGGAAAGGCCAGTCCTGAGGACCAAAACGCCAGAGAAGGCACTGACAGACGACCCAGGAGAagtaataattcttttttagtTATTCAAGGTGAAGGGTTTTCACCTGTCTAA
- the LOC135936329 gene encoding uncharacterized protein LOC135936329, producing the protein MPVPNPGRKCIACKVLNQTMLKARNREEASALRGFCTKWSHEEDSLLLLQLQGGHDMFLSLDAVPVKVKVPINERSQDENYVKQIGDLHVAGRHVLLGCPSLS; encoded by the exons ATGCCGGTGCCAAACCCAGGCAGGAAGTGCATCGCCTGCAAGGTGCTCAACCAGACCATGTTGAAGGCCAGGAATCGCGAGGAGGCCTCTGCTCTCAGAGGCTT CTGCACCAAGTGGAGTCATGAGGAGGACAGTTTACTGCTGCTGCAACTGCAAGGCGGCCATGATATGTTCCTGTCTTTGGACGCGGTGCCAGTGAAAGTGAAGGTGCCGATCAACGAGCGTTCACAGgatgaaaattatgttaaacAAATTGGAGACCTGCATGTCGCAGGTCGGCATGTACTTCTAGGTTGCCCATCGTTGTCCTAA